The genome window GAAGATTCGCTACTGTCTGGGCCTCTACGCCTTGCGCAGCGTCCACCAGAAGCAACGCGCCTTCGCATGCTGACAGGGACTTTGAGACTTCGTAGCTAAAATCCACGTGGCCAGGCGTATCAATGAGGTTTAATTCGTATACATTACCATCCTTGGCCTTATAGGACATGCGCACAGCACTAGCCTTGATCGTGATCCCGCGCTCCCTCTCCAGATCCATGTCGTCGAGGATCTGCGCCCTGAACTGCCGCTCATCCACTGTATGCGTGAACTGCAGCAGCCGGTCCGCAAGCGTAGACTTACCATGATCTATATGCGCAATTATGCAAAAATTTCTGATTTTAGATATATTCATAATACCGAGGTCCAGCCTCGGCTTTTGAAAAAGCCGAGGCTGGACCTCAAACTTGCGCTGCGATTTTTTTGCCGAATTCCAGGTAATCCTTGGCCATCTTGTTGCTTGGCGCTTCTGCGTAGATCCTGAGAATAGGCTCTGTTCCAGAAAGTCTCAGCATAAGCCAGCTGTCATCCTCCACGATAAATTTGTAACCATCACATGTCTTTGTCTCTTTTACAGGCCTTTCCAGGATTTTTTTGAGAGGCGTGGTTTTTAAGAATTCCATCAGTTTTTTCTTTTTGTCGTCGGGATAATCCATGATATCTATCCTTGTATAACAAAAACTTCCGTATTCCTTTTCCACATCAGCCAGTATTTCCAGTATGCCTTTTTTCCTGTGTGCCATCATTTCGATAAGCAATATCCCTAAAAGCATCCCGTCTCTCTCAGGTATGTAACCCTTGACCCCTATTCCTCCTGATTCTTCTCCTCCTATAAGGATATCTTCATCGAGCATAAGCCTGCATATATACTTAAAACCCACAGGTGTCTCGTATAGTTTCAGATTATATTTTTTTGCAATGCGTTCTATAAGAGTGGTGTTGGAAACTGTCTTGACTACTCCGCCGCTCCATTTTTTATCCTCTACAAAATGAAGTAAGAGCAGCGCCATTATCTGGCCGGCATTCATGTATCCGCCTTTTGGCACAACTGCCGCGATCCTGTCCGCGTCGCCGTCATTTACTATCGCGATATCAAACTTGCCTTTTTTCATTTCCTTAAACACTGCCTCTAAATTTTTAGGGATAGGTTCAGGGTTTATGCCGCCGAAAAGTGGGTCACGGCCTGTTCTCATCTGAGTGACCTGAATGCCTGTATCTTTCAGGATTTCCTTTATATAACCATCCCCGACCCCATGCATGCAGTCTACCAGGACATTGAGCTTTGCTTTCTTCAGGGCCTTCCCATCTATATAAGATTTTACAAATTTCATATAGTCTGGTTTTAGATCCACCATCTTCACTGCCCCTGAAGCAACAGCCTCTTTTAAAGGTGTGCTTTTTATCTCGTTCTTCCCAAGAAAAGATTCAACAGATTTAGTTATGCCCTCGTCCGCGGTGCTTGCGTAATGCGCCTTTATTTTTATACCGTTATAAGAAGGTGGGTTGTGGCTGGCGGTGATCATCACTCCACCTGCTAATTTTTTATTTTTTATCGCAAGGCTTACAAATGGTGTAGGAACTGCCTTGTCTGAAAGCAACACCTTTATGCCATTAGCTGCGAGCACACATGCGACCAGCTCAGCATATTTCTCGGACAGAAACCTCCAGTCATAGCCTATGACCATTGTTGCGCCATTACCCTTGAAATGATCTGCGATGGCCTGCGAGACTATCTCTACATTCTCAAAAGTAAAATCCTCTGATATTATCGCTCTCCATCCATCGGTGCCAAACTTAATCGCCATCACTTTCCTCCGTGT of Candidatus Gorgyraea atricola contains these proteins:
- a CDS encoding phosphoglucomutase/phosphomannomutase family protein; the encoded protein is MAIKFGTDGWRAIISEDFTFENVEIVSQAIADHFKGNGATMVIGYDWRFLSEKYAELVACVLAANGIKVLLSDKAVPTPFVSLAIKNKKLAGGVMITASHNPPSYNGIKIKAHYASTADEGITKSVESFLGKNEIKSTPLKEAVASGAVKMVDLKPDYMKFVKSYIDGKALKKAKLNVLVDCMHGVGDGYIKEILKDTGIQVTQMRTGRDPLFGGINPEPIPKNLEAVFKEMKKGKFDIAIVNDGDADRIAAVVPKGGYMNAGQIMALLLLHFVEDKKWSGGVVKTVSNTTLIERIAKKYNLKLYETPVGFKYICRLMLDEDILIGGEESGGIGVKGYIPERDGMLLGILLIEMMAHRKKGILEILADVEKEYGSFCYTRIDIMDYPDDKKKKLMEFLKTTPLKKILERPVKETKTCDGYKFIVEDDSWLMLRLSGTEPILRIYAEAPSNKMAKDYLEFGKKIAAQV